From the genome of Thermogemmatispora onikobensis, one region includes:
- a CDS encoding helix-turn-helix transcriptional regulator: protein MQQAAEGAAREERARAASCPWWVQQGYPPFEEDEAGWPHAGQVVRYFRQRKRRPDGKCWTQADLARALGISERAVRNMEERKEGLDSISRRRFLAETLAIPPVLLGLAEMPGSGGVSAALREQVGPAVITRRAVDPEAAAQRLEALWDRHYTGDASAGWSEIQSMISALYEAIPFARARTDRSLIRLLAGYHLLGGYLARDQLFIDHSLEHLHRAAHWADVLQDPVLLGEACYRQEITLLDAGRYDAALELAESLQEQGVLTKLPGELRQALLLQQCLITAYAHRQQRFPAAADRGLIRELDRLVIQGEERAILTDPFHLRLDRGRREQIRAEALLVIGWPREALRALPATRKDGMPRRTAYSDLLEARAYADLSQYEMSAELAQEAVKQMEQLHSRLNLAKIRQLVDQLAASPFGSAPEVARLRALLAGPRRGKPGPQSV, encoded by the coding sequence ATGCAGCAGGCAGCAGAGGGAGCAGCGCGGGAGGAGCGCGCGCGCGCTGCTTCCTGTCCGTGGTGGGTCCAGCAGGGCTATCCTCCTTTTGAGGAAGATGAGGCTGGCTGGCCCCACGCTGGTCAGGTGGTACGATACTTTCGTCAGCGCAAGCGGCGGCCTGACGGCAAGTGTTGGACACAGGCCGATCTGGCGCGGGCGCTGGGCATTTCAGAAAGGGCAGTACGAAACATGGAAGAACGCAAAGAAGGGCTCGACAGTATCAGCCGTCGGCGCTTTTTGGCGGAAACGCTGGCGATCCCGCCGGTGCTGCTTGGGCTGGCAGAGATGCCCGGTTCAGGCGGGGTCAGCGCCGCCTTGCGAGAACAAGTGGGGCCTGCTGTGATCACGCGCAGAGCCGTTGATCCAGAAGCCGCAGCGCAGCGACTGGAGGCTTTGTGGGACAGGCATTATACAGGTGATGCCTCTGCTGGGTGGTCAGAGATCCAAAGCATGATCAGCGCGCTCTACGAAGCGATTCCCTTTGCGCGGGCGCGGACTGATCGATCTCTCATCCGGCTGCTGGCAGGATATCATCTGCTCGGCGGTTACTTGGCTCGTGATCAACTGTTCATAGATCATTCTCTAGAACACCTGCACCGAGCTGCCCATTGGGCTGATGTGTTGCAAGATCCTGTTCTTCTTGGAGAGGCCTGCTATCGACAGGAGATTACCTTGCTTGATGCTGGTCGCTATGACGCGGCACTTGAACTGGCCGAGTCGCTTCAGGAACAGGGAGTGCTCACAAAACTGCCCGGGGAGCTTCGGCAAGCTCTGCTCCTCCAACAATGCCTGATCACTGCGTATGCGCACCGGCAGCAAAGGTTCCCTGCTGCAGCAGACAGAGGCCTGATCCGTGAGCTTGATCGTCTGGTGATCCAAGGGGAAGAACGCGCGATCTTGACAGATCCCTTCCACTTGCGGCTTGATCGGGGGCGACGAGAACAGATCCGGGCCGAGGCCCTTCTTGTGATCGGATGGCCGCGCGAAGCGCTGAGAGCGCTTCCTGCCACCCGCAAGGACGGGATGCCTCGCAGGACAGCGTACTCGGACCTGCTGGAAGCCCGGGCCTACGCCGACCTGAGCCAGTATGAGATGAGCGCGGAGCTAGCGCAGGAGGCAGTGAAGCAGATGGAGCAGCTTCATAGTCGCCTCAATCTTGCCAAGATTCGCCAGCTTGTAGATCAGTTGGCGGCTTCGCCATTTGGGAGTGCGCCCGAGGTGGCACGGCTGCGCGCGCTGCTGGCGGGTCCCAGGCGGGGGAAGCCTGGCCCCCAGTCAGTTTGA
- a CDS encoding lasso peptide biosynthesis B2 protein produces MAPDLADQLAVFAIHTPEGGILLDLRRGRYLGLTPRGWQLWEALQAGAGDQELVAVLRRQGMTEEAARAEVRRFLQRVASHGLIEAEPSRSWRRARSRLLWVLRFGALLGDPLDAWLTLWGIRRALCRADGLLLVVAEGQALPGAASDQLRGAARPRISRLCRWMRWASLMQRRPPTCLEQSLALWWVLRKRGIAAHVVLGVSTAPFTAHAWVEGPDGPLFWKAGLGWLAHRAMLGALQPIFHSGRDQLQSRKEEGL; encoded by the coding sequence ATGGCGCCTGATCTGGCTGATCAGCTGGCAGTGTTCGCCATTCACACCCCAGAAGGGGGCATCCTCCTGGATCTGCGCCGGGGACGTTATCTGGGACTCACGCCTCGCGGCTGGCAGCTCTGGGAAGCCCTCCAGGCTGGCGCGGGAGACCAGGAACTGGTCGCCGTGCTCCGGCGGCAAGGGATGACGGAGGAAGCTGCCAGAGCAGAGGTCCGCCGATTTCTCCAGCGAGTGGCCAGTCATGGTCTGATCGAGGCGGAGCCATCGCGTTCCTGGCGGCGGGCCCGCTCTCGCCTGCTCTGGGTGCTGCGCTTTGGTGCGCTGCTCGGGGATCCGCTGGACGCCTGGCTGACCCTGTGGGGCATCCGAAGGGCGCTCTGTCGTGCGGATGGCTTGCTGCTCGTCGTCGCCGAGGGACAGGCCTTGCCAGGAGCCGCTTCAGACCAGCTGAGGGGAGCCGCTCGCCCGCGGATCAGCCGTCTGTGTCGCTGGATGCGGTGGGCCAGCCTGATGCAGAGGCGCCCGCCCACCTGCCTGGAGCAAAGCCTTGCACTCTGGTGGGTGCTCCGCAAGCGAGGGATCGCTGCCCACGTCGTGCTGGGTGTCTCGACGGCTCCCTTCACGGCCCATGCCTGGGTGGAGGGGCCTGATGGTCCCCTCTTCTGGAAGGCGGGGCTCGGATGGCTGGCTCACCGGGCCATGCTTGGCGCGCTGCAGCCGATCTTTCACAGTGGACGGGACCAGCTGCAGTCGAGGAAGGAGGAGGGCCTCTGA
- a CDS encoding asparagine synthase-related protein has translation MSLAPDLPQVETPIEPTRWLQIGSLVRQRGDQLFSWQCQGCWCWQALEQEACPRSWESCTSPWVAADGRLYYRPALLEALRPHGAVPATLSDLECLAQSYRCWGLECLRRLEGDYACVWWDEARRRGLAARSPFGLRPLFYQVCGQALILASDPAWLFLATNGPRDLDADWVCWYLATGHFRSASPWRTVHEVPPGGWICWQEGQLQTGLFWSPRPARSTPPRTLEEAGRQVLPVLREAVRQRVEGQQTVLVDLSGGLDSSSCAALATEELSPARVMGVHFSCQRVPEADERAFARRVARELGLPLRIWTEEEAPLLQEASQFARLAPVPLTAVLFFGSWYRCLGQLARSRRVRMYLRGTFGDALWDPAWRTILRACWQEHAFGIVWQNLWLWHRQGMSWGQIVLTRGSPLWRSTESPWHRRPLAPWLRPGVWQRVLEVEEAERQRWRQRGPVQVWEWLRGIDRFAETAALAAARPLVEAGLTSTDPYTDPRVLEQVLAIPLALLVPHGLPPKGLLREAMRGHVPEPVRLRATKGRIARAIFRALWERRAWLQDELRAGLAELAPYVDGDSLRAHLDRLPFVTVAQPLVLSSLALALWVRQGGGAGRGQEPVTGLPAAPVVLRGRGRQAEAGSSGQLIQWME, from the coding sequence GTGTCTCTGGCGCCGGATCTTCCCCAGGTGGAGACCCCCATTGAACCCACCCGCTGGCTGCAGATTGGGAGCCTGGTGCGCCAGCGCGGAGATCAGCTCTTCTCGTGGCAGTGCCAGGGCTGCTGGTGCTGGCAGGCGCTTGAACAAGAAGCCTGCCCGCGATCCTGGGAGTCCTGTACCTCGCCCTGGGTCGCGGCCGACGGTCGTCTGTATTACCGCCCCGCCCTACTGGAGGCGCTCCGGCCCCACGGGGCTGTTCCCGCGACGCTCTCAGATCTGGAATGCCTGGCACAGAGTTACCGCTGCTGGGGACTGGAGTGCCTTCGCCGACTCGAGGGGGATTATGCCTGTGTGTGGTGGGATGAAGCACGCCGGCGAGGGCTGGCAGCACGCAGCCCGTTTGGGTTGCGCCCGCTCTTCTATCAGGTCTGTGGGCAAGCGCTCATCCTGGCCTCTGATCCGGCCTGGCTCTTTCTCGCCACCAATGGCCCCCGTGATCTTGATGCTGACTGGGTCTGCTGGTATCTGGCGACCGGGCACTTTCGCAGCGCCTCGCCCTGGCGAACGGTGCACGAGGTTCCCCCAGGGGGCTGGATTTGCTGGCAGGAGGGCCAGCTCCAGACCGGCCTCTTCTGGTCTCCTCGCCCGGCGCGATCCACCCCACCGCGCACTCTGGAGGAAGCCGGGAGGCAGGTGCTCCCGGTCCTGCGGGAGGCAGTACGCCAGCGGGTCGAGGGACAGCAGACGGTGCTGGTGGATCTGAGCGGTGGGCTGGATTCCTCCAGCTGTGCGGCGCTGGCCACAGAGGAGCTGTCTCCGGCCCGTGTGATGGGCGTCCATTTTTCCTGTCAGCGTGTGCCCGAGGCCGATGAACGTGCCTTTGCCAGACGGGTGGCGCGGGAGCTGGGCCTCCCGCTGCGCATCTGGACCGAGGAGGAGGCGCCTCTCCTGCAGGAAGCCAGCCAGTTTGCCCGGCTGGCCCCGGTGCCCTTGACGGCGGTGCTCTTTTTCGGCAGCTGGTATCGGTGTCTGGGCCAGCTGGCACGGAGCCGACGGGTTCGGATGTACCTGCGTGGGACTTTTGGGGATGCGCTCTGGGACCCGGCGTGGAGGACCATCCTGCGAGCATGCTGGCAAGAGCACGCCTTTGGGATCGTGTGGCAGAATCTGTGGCTCTGGCATCGGCAGGGTATGTCATGGGGCCAGATCGTGCTGACCCGCGGCTCTCCGCTCTGGCGGTCCACGGAGTCCCCCTGGCATCGACGTCCCCTGGCTCCCTGGCTGCGACCAGGGGTGTGGCAGCGAGTGCTGGAGGTGGAGGAGGCGGAGCGCCAGCGTTGGCGACAGCGGGGGCCAGTCCAGGTGTGGGAATGGCTTCGCGGGATCGACCGGTTTGCCGAGACCGCAGCGTTAGCAGCAGCCCGTCCGCTGGTGGAGGCCGGGCTCACGAGCACCGATCCCTACACCGATCCGCGGGTGCTTGAGCAGGTGCTGGCGATCCCGCTGGCGCTGCTGGTTCCCCACGGCTTGCCTCCCAAGGGACTGCTCCGGGAGGCGATGCGAGGACACGTGCCCGAGCCAGTTCGCTTGCGAGCGACCAAAGGGCGGATCGCTCGGGCTATCTTTCGCGCGCTGTGGGAGCGGCGAGCCTGGCTGCAAGACGAGCTGCGTGCAGGATTAGCGGAGCTGGCTCCCTATGTGGATGGTGACAGCTTGCGAGCGCACCTGGACCGGCTCCCGTTCGTGACGGTGGCTCAACCGCTCGTGCTGAGCAGCCTGGCGCTCGCACTCTGGGTGCGACAGGGGGGAGGAGCAGGAAGGGGGCAAGAACCTGTGACGGGGCTGCCAGCAGCTCCCGTGGTGCTTCGCGGTCGGGGCAGGCAGGCGGAAGCGGGCAGTTCTGGACAGCTCATCCAGTGGATGGAGTGA
- a CDS encoding protein-L-isoaspartate O-methyltransferase family protein, with amino-acid sequence MTETTGAAGWRSWAERLAAAVQAQPFPVAPAVLEALRQVPRHRLVPLLWDHEAGSRIWQPVRPAEGDERAWYERVYQDRPLVTRVDAQGRTLSSSSQPSLVARMLTELAVEPGQRVLEIGTGSGYQTALLCRLTGAAHLVTSLEIEPETLRQTASALQALGLEPHLRQADGRAGCPAHAPYDRIIVTASSEGVSRAWLEQLAPGGRLVAVLQPGQAPLGGVLVAQREQGGLRLQGRLRFPAAFMPLRRESGYADCSPRPAGKGWPRWAQFQGELEWPVTPQELQQDPWRLFWLYARLPGVQCWQEQRQGRRWLVWWLAEQPRGLVCGSRAGAGSDQEAAVEIELRGVPEEAAATWQRLQEAWALWRRWQPGLEQYRLEADARGQRLWAETAGGWLIARATSWAEEEKKAGQATPVRLSGI; translated from the coding sequence ATGACCGAGACGACCGGAGCCGCCGGCTGGCGCTCCTGGGCTGAGCGGCTGGCAGCGGCAGTCCAGGCGCAGCCCTTCCCAGTAGCCCCAGCGGTGCTGGAAGCGCTGAGGCAGGTTCCCCGTCATCGGCTGGTGCCCCTGCTCTGGGACCATGAAGCGGGCAGCCGGATCTGGCAGCCAGTACGACCAGCGGAGGGAGACGAGCGCGCCTGGTATGAACGGGTCTATCAAGATCGACCGCTGGTGACGCGCGTCGACGCCCAGGGGCGGACGCTCTCGTCCAGCTCGCAGCCCTCGCTGGTGGCGCGCATGCTGACGGAGCTGGCGGTGGAGCCGGGCCAGCGCGTGCTGGAGATTGGCACGGGTTCGGGCTATCAAACGGCCCTGCTGTGCCGGCTGACAGGAGCAGCCCACCTGGTGACCAGCCTGGAGATCGAGCCGGAGACCCTGCGGCAGACCGCCTCGGCGCTGCAGGCGCTCGGGCTGGAACCGCACCTGCGGCAGGCCGATGGACGGGCCGGCTGTCCAGCGCATGCCCCCTATGACCGCATCATCGTGACCGCCAGCAGCGAGGGCGTGTCTCGGGCCTGGCTCGAGCAGCTGGCCCCTGGGGGAAGGCTGGTCGCCGTGCTGCAGCCAGGGCAGGCGCCGCTGGGCGGCGTGCTGGTCGCCCAGCGGGAGCAGGGAGGCCTCCGGCTGCAGGGGAGGCTGCGTTTTCCCGCAGCTTTCATGCCGTTGCGCCGGGAGTCGGGCTACGCAGACTGCTCGCCGCGCCCGGCTGGGAAGGGCTGGCCACGCTGGGCACAGTTTCAGGGGGAGCTGGAGTGGCCGGTCACGCCCCAGGAACTGCAGCAGGACCCGTGGCGACTGTTCTGGTTGTATGCGCGGCTGCCAGGCGTGCAGTGCTGGCAGGAGCAGCGGCAGGGACGCCGCTGGCTGGTCTGGTGGCTGGCGGAGCAGCCGCGGGGGCTGGTCTGTGGGAGCCGGGCGGGCGCGGGCAGCGATCAGGAGGCGGCAGTCGAGATCGAGTTGCGAGGGGTGCCGGAGGAGGCGGCGGCGACCTGGCAGCGGCTGCAGGAAGCCTGGGCGCTGTGGCGACGGTGGCAGCCGGGGCTGGAGCAGTATCGGCTGGAGGCAGATGCGCGGGGGCAGCGCCTGTGGGCCGAGACCGCAGGCGGCTGGCTGATCGCCCGGGCGACCTCCTGGGCGGAAGAGGAAAAGAAGGCCGGGCAGGCAACGCCGGTGCGCCTGAGTGGCATTTGA
- a CDS encoding FGGY-family carbohydrate kinase has translation MYASSEEVDVQEPLFFLLCLASERPYHPRPQAASWLHLHLGHERRHLLHAALEGVAFGRRLALEALSERKEGDQLLAADGGSLHSSWQQMLADILRRELWTVAEKDTAVRGAALLVGLAAGD, from the coding sequence CTGTATGCCAGCAGTGAGGAGGTAGATGTTCAGGAGCCGCTGTTCTTTCTGCTCTGTCTGGCGTCAGAGCGACCCTATCATCCGAGGCCACAGGCTGCTAGCTGGCTCCATCTGCATCTCGGGCATGAGCGCCGCCATCTCCTCCACGCCGCTCTGGAAGGGGTAGCCTTTGGAAGGCGTCTGGCCCTGGAGGCGCTCTCTGAGAGAAAGGAAGGTGACCAGCTTCTCGCCGCCGATGGAGGGAGCTTGCACTCTAGCTGGCAGCAGATGCTGGCGGATATCCTGAGACGGGAACTTTGGACTGTCGCTGAGAAGGACACGGCGGTGCGAGGGGCTGCACTCCTGGTCGGACTCGCTGCAGGTGATTGA
- a CDS encoding VWA domain-containing protein: MSTTDATPLTSSPRASARPPLLLGILVDVSASMRQQWHSTDGRPLPRARVLLQALNRAVESFRHHGQQDSLPAIDVFCLGFGFRCHVTPIYDLETEEANPPQQEQPCASMGLLDLVCDLLALSEIVPRQADLERFQQLLHRKWQQCAGTVFEQTAIVANAFGELVDYIEQALHESATRRLQRSLLARFARLDCFPRLAALFQEQLEQRAVRIREISRHAAREYADSVFNQANRHFKRYRDHYVHIIERHLERFAKTYVVTALQSFVLGFTLEEIVDDLDEEQALTLARRIYADLQREVEQHVTMVLTLLLGKLMAQRRLISARLDRRTVESLTRRFLQKHGWDILRPLIEETVLSLFLRQFQCEARNNLQRWIRLASSREVIRPLKSLSTLVPAEFEEQLCTAGVLFGATPFQEALDWAARRFLEPCYQQHRKVLLIISDGAFPYAQGALITARLLKRRGVVIISGLIHRQRLLDRFCRSAPQHWPPGARCMLELASELPEEEGPAVSTPSSPAPSGKKCCYQLNHADLLGPFLDCLLTDPVVADG; this comes from the coding sequence ATGTCCACGACGGACGCCACACCTTTGACTTCTTCGCCACGTGCGAGTGCTCGCCCTCCTTTGCTGCTAGGCATCCTGGTTGATGTCTCCGCCTCAATGCGCCAGCAGTGGCATAGTACTGATGGCCGGCCTCTGCCGCGCGCCAGGGTCCTGCTGCAGGCCCTCAACAGGGCCGTGGAGTCTTTTCGCCACCATGGGCAGCAGGACAGCTTACCAGCGATCGACGTCTTCTGTCTGGGGTTCGGCTTCCGATGCCACGTCACTCCCATTTACGACCTGGAGACAGAGGAGGCCAACCCGCCCCAGCAGGAGCAGCCCTGTGCCAGTATGGGCCTGCTCGATTTGGTCTGCGATCTGCTGGCATTGAGTGAGATCGTGCCGCGCCAAGCTGATCTGGAGCGCTTCCAGCAGCTCCTCCATCGGAAATGGCAACAGTGCGCCGGCACGGTCTTCGAGCAGACGGCCATTGTGGCCAATGCCTTTGGTGAACTGGTGGACTACATTGAACAGGCCCTGCACGAGTCAGCCACACGCCGCCTTCAGCGCAGCTTGTTGGCCCGCTTCGCCCGTCTCGATTGCTTCCCTCGACTCGCAGCTTTGTTCCAGGAGCAGCTAGAACAGCGAGCCGTCAGGATTCGCGAGATCTCACGCCACGCTGCCAGGGAATACGCAGATTCGGTCTTCAACCAGGCCAACAGACATTTCAAGCGTTATCGGGATCACTATGTCCACATTATTGAAAGGCACCTGGAACGTTTCGCCAAGACATATGTTGTCACAGCACTGCAATCCTTCGTCCTGGGCTTCACTCTGGAAGAGATCGTTGATGATTTGGATGAGGAACAGGCTCTGACCCTGGCCAGGCGCATCTATGCCGACCTCCAAAGAGAGGTCGAGCAGCACGTGACAATGGTTCTGACGCTGTTGCTTGGCAAGCTGATGGCCCAGCGGCGTCTGATCTCGGCTCGCCTCGATCGACGCACTGTTGAGAGCCTGACTAGGCGCTTTCTCCAGAAACATGGTTGGGATATCTTGCGACCGCTCATTGAGGAGACCGTTCTGTCGCTCTTCCTTCGTCAGTTCCAGTGCGAGGCCAGGAACAACCTTCAGCGTTGGATTCGGCTGGCTAGCAGCCGCGAGGTCATCCGTCCGCTTAAGAGTCTGAGCACCTTGGTTCCTGCTGAGTTTGAAGAGCAACTCTGCACCGCAGGCGTCCTCTTCGGCGCTACTCCTTTTCAGGAGGCGTTGGACTGGGCAGCCCGTCGTTTCCTTGAGCCATGCTATCAGCAGCACCGCAAGGTCTTGCTCATCATCTCCGACGGCGCCTTTCCCTATGCACAAGGTGCCTTGATCACAGCCAGACTGTTAAAGCGACGCGGGGTTGTCATCATCAGCGGCCTGATTCACCGCCAACGGCTGCTTGATCGATTTTGCAGGAGCGCACCCCAGCATTGGCCTCCCGGAGCCAGATGCATGCTTGAGCTAGCCTCAGAGCTGCCCGAGGAGGAAGGCCCAGCGGTCAGCACCCCCTCAAGCCCGGCCCCTTCTGGCAAGAAGTGCTGCTATCAGCTCAACCATGCCGACCTCTTGGGGCCTTTTCTCGATTGTCTGCTCACTGACCCTGTGGTCGCCGATGGCTGA
- a CDS encoding CHAT domain-containing protein — MVRAKQIKVLLIFANPLPERRLELDREERQIRQAIERSICRERIKLVSRQAATTADLQRALIEGSYQIVHLAGHGRREGIFLADERHGCHLVPPAGLARLFQGHPALDCVVLNICHSLAQGETLTSVPFTIAMDQEISDEAAIEFARGFYDALGAGKSYEEAYEQGCTAIALTRPRETTLPHLLKHGQCVAPINDEQPEESWQEISARRERPYIRPGRYLIGCAFDLSGSMQASIRSEGEKELNRLQSVELAWRELLVEARNSLRESRARSLDSSIDLFAYGFGLRSVPVCDLFSLLRAIREQLPQAEIEDATAAKKQSWRRQLSGYAETSALLKSLDLGDLLSKSQRVINQLGEYRAIKDLIRARRSTILARAEALGDTTLSLDEALDLIDVPERWRIDLTVLKELVFGATPSRELFEELIRRFQVELQQRSTPPTRTLLLLISDGKFAQQDPLPLAQQLQRMGVTIISCLISPQDLSDPRQLRNTIAPSWGPEAAVMFELASSLPEQSEVWRHLLRHGWTIYPQARLFVQVNHTTVLKEFVRVVLSLLEDSEAARAFPKGW, encoded by the coding sequence ATGGTGCGTGCTAAACAGATCAAGGTTCTTCTGATCTTTGCCAATCCCCTGCCCGAACGGCGCCTTGAACTTGATAGAGAAGAGCGCCAGATCAGACAAGCGATTGAGCGCAGCATCTGTAGAGAGCGCATCAAGCTTGTATCGCGTCAGGCAGCCACGACAGCTGATCTACAGCGGGCGTTGATAGAAGGGTCGTATCAGATTGTGCACCTGGCTGGTCATGGGAGACGAGAGGGAATTTTTCTTGCAGATGAGCGCCACGGTTGTCACCTTGTTCCTCCGGCTGGCCTGGCGCGACTTTTCCAAGGGCATCCAGCCCTGGACTGTGTCGTACTCAACATCTGCCATTCCCTGGCCCAGGGAGAGACGTTGACCTCAGTCCCTTTCACAATCGCCATGGACCAGGAGATCTCCGACGAGGCTGCTATCGAGTTCGCCCGCGGCTTCTATGATGCATTAGGGGCAGGAAAGTCCTATGAGGAAGCTTACGAGCAGGGCTGTACTGCTATTGCTCTGACCAGGCCACGTGAAACAACTCTGCCGCACCTGCTCAAGCATGGCCAGTGTGTGGCCCCCATAAACGACGAGCAGCCTGAAGAGAGCTGGCAGGAGATCAGCGCCCGACGTGAGCGTCCCTATATCCGGCCTGGCCGCTACCTCATTGGCTGTGCCTTTGATCTCTCTGGCTCGATGCAAGCCAGCATCCGTTCTGAAGGTGAGAAGGAGCTGAACCGCCTCCAGAGCGTTGAGCTAGCCTGGCGCGAGCTGCTGGTCGAAGCCAGAAACAGCCTGCGGGAGAGCCGTGCCCGCTCCCTGGACTCCTCCATTGATCTCTTCGCCTATGGCTTTGGCTTGCGCTCGGTGCCCGTGTGTGACCTTTTCAGCCTGCTGAGGGCCATTCGGGAACAGCTTCCCCAGGCCGAGATCGAGGATGCCACGGCGGCCAAAAAACAGAGCTGGAGGCGCCAGCTTAGCGGTTATGCTGAGACGAGCGCCTTGCTGAAGAGTCTCGACCTGGGTGACCTGCTCAGCAAAAGCCAACGGGTGATCAATCAGCTTGGCGAATACAGAGCGATCAAGGACTTGATCAGAGCCAGACGGTCGACGATTCTGGCCAGGGCAGAGGCACTTGGGGACACAACACTTTCCTTAGATGAGGCGCTAGATCTCATTGATGTGCCTGAGCGTTGGCGCATTGATTTGACGGTCCTCAAAGAGCTGGTCTTTGGGGCGACGCCTTCCAGAGAGCTGTTTGAGGAACTGATCCGGCGGTTTCAGGTAGAGCTGCAACAACGCTCGACTCCTCCCACTCGGACCTTACTGCTGCTCATTTCCGATGGCAAATTCGCCCAGCAGGACCCTTTACCTCTGGCCCAACAGCTGCAGCGGATGGGAGTCACGATTATCTCGTGCCTGATCAGCCCCCAGGATCTGAGCGACCCTCGCCAGCTTCGCAATACTATCGCACCCTCTTGGGGACCAGAGGCCGCGGTTATGTTCGAGCTGGCTTCTTCTTTACCCGAGCAGTCAGAGGTATGGCGTCACCTGCTCAGGCACGGCTGGACGATTTATCCGCAGGCGCGTCTCTTTGTTCAGGTGAATCATACAACGGTGCTCAAAGAATTTGTGCGTGTCGTTTTGAGCCTGTTAGAAGATTCGGAGGCCGCCAGGGCCTTTCCCAAAGGATGGTGA